One window of Burkholderia vietnamiensis LMG 10929 genomic DNA carries:
- a CDS encoding YbeD family protein, with the protein MSEPTKTIEVTGAIDARKESLLEFPCDFPIKIMGKAHPEFKDTIFKVVSVHDNEIDVEKIEERASSGGNYTGLTITVRATSQAQLDDIYRALTGHPMVKVVL; encoded by the coding sequence ATGAGCGAACCGACCAAAACCATCGAGGTAACCGGCGCGATCGATGCGCGGAAGGAGTCGCTGCTCGAGTTTCCGTGCGATTTCCCGATCAAGATCATGGGCAAGGCGCACCCGGAGTTCAAGGACACGATCTTCAAGGTCGTGTCCGTGCATGACAACGAGATCGACGTCGAGAAGATCGAGGAGCGCGCATCGAGCGGCGGCAACTACACGGGCCTGACGATCACCGTGCGCGCCACGAGCCAGGCGCAGCTCGACGACATCTACCGTGCGCTGACCGGCCATCCGATGGTCAAGGTCGTGCTGTGA
- a CDS encoding transcriptional regulator GcvA, which yields MDLRQLPALNAIRAFEAAARHENFSRAADELYVTHGAVSHQVRALEDELGVQLFTRNGKRLCLTDAGMRYAQQVRAALMVIADATRDVRASDRGRRLVVSMLSSFAARFITPRIGTFIERHPEIDVELQSTNSLTDFARDDVDLAIRFGSGNYPGLHVEPLFEEVFFPACSPTLNGGKLPQTPADLAHYRLLRSDDELWRPWFNAAGLDTLTEPKRGILYQDSSNLLLAAIEGQGIALVRRSLAVDDLLAGRLVRLFDIAGPSPWHYFFVCPPPLIATPRVQAFRAWLLQEVAEYRRRCDELDARHAASALPAARAQERTGSA from the coding sequence ATGGACCTCCGCCAGCTGCCCGCGCTGAACGCGATCCGCGCGTTCGAAGCCGCCGCCCGTCACGAGAATTTCTCCCGCGCCGCCGACGAGCTGTACGTCACGCACGGCGCGGTCAGCCACCAGGTGCGCGCGCTCGAGGACGAGCTCGGCGTGCAGTTGTTCACGCGCAACGGCAAGCGGCTGTGCCTGACCGACGCCGGGATGCGCTATGCGCAGCAGGTGCGCGCCGCGCTGATGGTGATCGCCGACGCGACCCGCGACGTGCGCGCGAGCGACCGCGGACGGCGGCTGGTGGTGTCGATGCTGTCGTCGTTCGCCGCGCGCTTCATCACGCCGCGCATCGGCACGTTCATCGAGCGGCATCCGGAAATCGACGTCGAGCTGCAGTCGACCAACTCGCTGACCGATTTCGCGCGCGACGACGTCGATCTCGCGATCCGCTTCGGCTCCGGCAACTATCCGGGGTTGCATGTCGAGCCGCTGTTCGAAGAGGTGTTTTTTCCCGCATGCTCGCCGACGCTGAACGGCGGCAAGCTGCCGCAGACGCCCGCCGATCTCGCGCACTACCGGCTGCTGCGCTCGGACGACGAGCTGTGGCGGCCGTGGTTCAACGCGGCCGGGCTCGATACGCTGACCGAGCCGAAGCGGGGAATTCTGTATCAGGATTCGTCGAACCTGCTGCTGGCCGCGATCGAGGGCCAGGGCATCGCGCTGGTGCGCCGTTCGCTCGCGGTGGACGATCTGCTCGCCGGGCGGCTGGTGCGGCTGTTCGACATCGCCGGGCCGAGCCCGTGGCACTACTTTTTCGTGTGTCCGCCGCCGCTGATCGCCACGCCGCGCGTGCAGGCGTTCAGGGCGTGGCTGCTGCAGGAAGTCGCCGAATACCGGCGGCGCTGCGACGAACTGGACGCGCGGCACGCGGCGAGTGCGCTCCCCGCCGCGCGCGCGCAGGAAAGGACGGGCAGCGCTTAG